In the genome of Christensenella timonensis, one region contains:
- a CDS encoding VOC family protein: MDDGLKIKLYAFTMDCTDPRELAEFYAALLRWEVVFCDEEYACVGPLGAQQGAYPGITFQGNPAYQPPVWPDAPEAQQQMAHLDFAVNDVEKAVRHAVHCGATVAKEQFSDNWTVMIDPAGHPFCLCQMKSVIESDHFALL, from the coding sequence TTGGATGATGGATTGAAAATCAAACTGTACGCTTTTACGATGGATTGCACAGACCCGCGAGAATTGGCGGAATTCTACGCAGCGCTGCTTAGGTGGGAGGTTGTATTTTGCGATGAAGAATATGCGTGTGTAGGCCCCTTGGGTGCGCAGCAGGGCGCATATCCCGGCATAACATTCCAAGGAAACCCCGCATACCAACCGCCCGTGTGGCCGGATGCACCTGAAGCGCAGCAGCAGATGGCACATTTGGATTTCGCCGTAAATGATGTGGAAAAAGCTGTCCGGCATGCCGTTCATTGTGGAGCAACGGTCGCAAAAGAGCAATTCAGTGACAATTGGACAGTGATGATTGACCCGGCAGGGCATCCTTTCTGTTTGTGTCAAATGAAATCCGTGATCGAAAGCGACCACTTTGCATTATTATAG
- a CDS encoding SLOG family protein produces MFLEASKKRSHIIVENCAAEKETTCCFSGYRPEKFAFPLKAPSREYSILLGYINIYILFSIEKGYTAFLCGMAQGFDIICGETILRLKKHPGYEHIRLSCAVPYRDHSKRWDGIWQLRHQKLAGLADQVIYVSEDYSRECFHVRNRFMADHASRLICYHDGQSGGTAYTVDYCRKKGIEIINLAEKIKAARQ; encoded by the coding sequence TTGTTTTTGGAGGCCTCCAAGAAAAGATCACATATTATTGTTGAAAACTGTGCCGCGGAAAAAGAAACCACCTGTTGCTTCAGCGGTTACCGGCCTGAGAAGTTTGCCTTTCCCCTCAAGGCGCCCTCCCGGGAATACAGCATCCTGCTCGGATATATCAACATCTACATTCTCTTCAGTATCGAAAAAGGCTATACGGCCTTTTTATGCGGTATGGCGCAAGGATTTGATATCATCTGCGGCGAAACGATCCTGCGGCTGAAAAAGCATCCGGGCTACGAGCATATCCGTCTGTCCTGTGCTGTTCCTTACCGTGACCACAGTAAACGATGGGATGGTATATGGCAGCTGCGCCATCAAAAATTGGCAGGCCTCGCGGATCAGGTCATTTATGTGAGCGAGGATTATTCCAGGGAATGTTTCCATGTACGGAACCGTTTCATGGCCGACCATGCAAGCCGACTGATCTGCTATCACGACGGCCAAAGCGGCGGCACAGCCTATACCGTCGATTACTGCCGGAAAAAAGGAATCGAGATCATCAATCTCGCAGAAAAAATCAAGGCCGCCCGTCAATAA
- a CDS encoding helix-turn-helix domain-containing protein, with protein sequence MNISQAVRKRILQICKANGLSVNALSNQSGVTQSTVNNIVNGPTYNVGIATIKKLCDGVNMSIRDFFDCDLFDDVEPEVK encoded by the coding sequence ATGAACATATCGCAAGCTGTCCGCAAAAGAATATTGCAAATATGCAAGGCCAATGGGCTGTCTGTAAATGCTTTGAGCAATCAATCGGGGGTAACGCAGTCCACGGTCAATAATATTGTGAATGGGCCCACGTATAACGTGGGGATAGCAACCATCAAAAAATTGTGTGATGGTGTTAATATGTCCATAAGAGATTTTTTCGACTGTGACTTGTTCGATGATGTTGAACCCGAAGTAAAATAG
- a CDS encoding helix-turn-helix domain-containing protein, with product MIDYRYDKEIGKQIAKFRIQANMTQEDLSAQLQTKGCDLTRSAVAKIEAGQRHIYTGEIKAIKEVLKVSYEDLFV from the coding sequence ATGATAGATTATAGGTATGACAAAGAAATTGGTAAGCAAATAGCTAAGTTTCGTATACAGGCTAATATGACTCAGGAGGATTTATCCGCACAGCTACAGACGAAAGGCTGCGATCTGACAAGAAGTGCTGTTGCAAAGATCGAAGCAGGACAAAGACATATTTATACGGGCGAAATCAAGGCCATAAAAGAGGTTCTAAAAGTATCTTATGAGGATTTATTTGTATAA
- a CDS encoding aromatic ring-hydroxylating oxygenase subunit alpha, with translation MIFFRDSSGQVQCIADKCCHRGASLSIGRHCGDTVACPFHGIEYNRNGKAVVIPVNGHASPVPENFKVESYSVQEAHGFIWLWYGDEIESLPPLPFFEELDEMSYSEIKDPWPVHYSRCIENQLDAPHVPFVHRTTIGRGNKTVIDGPKVVFDDETLTFYIKSHKDDGKIVAMKPSQILQYKDWFSLQFRFPNIWQNLIAPKMRIFAAFVPVDEENSVVYIRYYQGIVRIPLLRELMNFSGKAFSKVVLRQDKNVVQT, from the coding sequence ATGATCTTTTTTCGTGACAGTTCCGGGCAGGTTCAATGCATTGCCGATAAATGCTGCCATAGGGGAGCGTCGCTTTCTATCGGCCGCCATTGCGGCGATACGGTTGCCTGTCCTTTTCACGGGATAGAATACAATAGAAATGGAAAGGCGGTTGTTATCCCGGTCAACGGGCATGCTTCGCCAGTCCCGGAAAATTTTAAAGTCGAGAGTTATAGCGTACAGGAGGCACATGGTTTTATTTGGCTTTGGTATGGCGACGAAATCGAGTCATTGCCGCCGCTGCCGTTTTTTGAAGAATTGGATGAGATGAGCTATTCTGAAATCAAAGACCCGTGGCCGGTTCACTATTCCCGCTGCATCGAAAACCAATTGGATGCGCCCCATGTACCTTTTGTGCACAGGACAACGATAGGGCGTGGAAACAAAACCGTGATCGATGGCCCTAAGGTGGTCTTTGACGATGAAACGCTGACTTTTTATATCAAAAGCCATAAGGACGATGGCAAGATCGTTGCAATGAAGCCTTCACAGATTTTGCAATATAAGGATTGGTTTTCCCTGCAGTTCCGTTTTCCGAATATCTGGCAAAATCTGATTGCTCCTAAAATGCGGATTTTTGCGGCGTTTGTTCCAGTGGATGAAGAAAATTCCGTCGTGTATATCCGGTATTATCAAGGGATCGTGAGGATCCCGCTCTTGCGCGAACTCATGAATTTTTCCGGAAAAGCTTTCAGTAAGGTGGTTTTGCGCCAGGACAAAAATGTTGTGCAAACGTAG
- a CDS encoding helix-turn-helix domain-containing protein, whose translation MDNEKEVREFVLKRTKQLIDSSDVKSLKTLGELMGHSENFLSAMFRMKRMPSIASINDICNYFGITLSEFFAPKYSMDKSAESLVQMTSKKLSPKVITKLYDVIENLDEKSIDALLTAITNYHSTKNSNTRRNKKG comes from the coding sequence ATGGATAATGAAAAAGAAGTAAGAGAATTTGTTTTAAAAAGAACGAAACAGCTTATTGATTCGTCTGATGTAAAAAGTTTAAAAACATTAGGCGAGTTAATGGGACATTCGGAAAACTTTTTGTCAGCAATGTTTCGTATGAAAAGAATGCCTAGTATAGCAAGTATCAATGATATTTGTAATTATTTCGGCATTACTTTATCTGAATTTTTTGCGCCCAAATATAGCATGGATAAGTCTGCTGAAAGTCTGGTGCAGATGACTTCAAAAAAGTTAAGCCCCAAAGTTATTACAAAATTGTATGATGTCATTGAGAATTTAGATGAAAAAAGCATAGATGCACTGTTAACAGCTATAACAAATTATCATAGCACCAAAAATAGTAATACAAGACGAAATAAGAAGGGCTGA
- a CDS encoding ArsR/SmtB family transcription factor: MKTDYTGYANIFKAIAEPTRLQIIDMLSCGELCACVIHEKFDITQPTLSHHMKVLCDSGIVIPRKDGKWTHYSLNEQRLNEIRNFMDMLTVTEKDCICNE, translated from the coding sequence ATGAAAACAGATTATACAGGTTATGCAAATATTTTTAAAGCGATTGCCGAGCCTACGCGATTACAAATTATAGATATGCTTTCGTGCGGTGAACTTTGTGCGTGTGTAATCCACGAAAAGTTTGATATTACGCAACCGACTTTATCCCACCACATGAAAGTATTATGCGATAGCGGTATTGTGATTCCACGAAAAGACGGAAAGTGGACACACTATTCTTTGAATGAACAACGGCTAAATGAAATCCGTAATTTTATGGATATGCTGACGGTTACTGAAAAGGACTGTATTTGTAACGAGTAA
- the arsB gene encoding ACR3 family arsenite efflux transporter, which yields MEVKAKQGIGFFEKYLTVWVVICMVAGILISQFLPQIPNFLNQFEYANVSIPIAILIWIMIYPMMMKVDFKSVKDVGKNPKGLFVTWVTNWLIKPFTMFGIAALFFYVVFKNLIPPELAKDYLAGAVLLGAAPCTAMVFVWSTLTKGNPAYTVVQVATNDLIILFAFVPIVKFLLGVSNVEVPWDTLFLSVLLFVVIPLTAGILTRVLMIKKKGTDYFNQKFVPKFNNVTVIGLLLTLIILFSFQGQTILANPVHILLIAVPLIIQTFLIFFIAYFACKLLKLSFDIAAPAGMIGASNFFELAVAVAIALFGANSPVALATTVGVLVEVPVMLTLVKIANRTQKWFPPLKIKEI from the coding sequence ATGGAAGTGAAAGCAAAGCAAGGAATCGGATTTTTTGAAAAATATCTGACGGTATGGGTAGTTATCTGTATGGTCGCGGGGATTCTTATTAGCCAATTTCTGCCGCAGATTCCAAATTTCTTAAATCAATTTGAGTATGCCAATGTATCAATCCCGATTGCAATACTGATCTGGATTATGATTTACCCTATGATGATGAAAGTGGATTTTAAAAGTGTAAAAGACGTGGGAAAAAATCCGAAAGGGCTTTTTGTAACATGGGTGACAAACTGGCTGATTAAGCCGTTTACTATGTTCGGTATTGCCGCCTTGTTTTTCTATGTGGTATTCAAAAACCTCATTCCCCCGGAACTTGCAAAAGATTACCTTGCCGGGGCTGTGCTTTTGGGGGCCGCGCCATGTACCGCAATGGTGTTTGTATGGAGCACACTTACAAAGGGCAATCCTGCCTATACCGTGGTGCAAGTGGCGACAAATGACCTTATTATCCTTTTTGCATTCGTGCCGATTGTAAAATTCCTACTTGGCGTAAGCAATGTTGAGGTTCCGTGGGATACGCTGTTCTTATCGGTTCTCCTGTTTGTGGTTATTCCCCTCACTGCTGGAATCCTAACACGGGTATTGATGATAAAGAAAAAAGGAACTGACTACTTTAACCAAAAGTTTGTACCGAAATTCAATAATGTCACGGTAATCGGTTTGCTTTTAACGCTTATTATCCTGTTTTCGTTTCAAGGACAGACGATACTTGCAAATCCGGTGCATATTCTGTTGATTGCTGTGCCGCTTATTATTCAGACGTTCCTGATCTTCTTTATCGCGTACTTTGCTTGTAAACTGCTAAAGCTATCGTTTGACATAGCGGCTCCGGCTGGCATGATTGGCGCGTCAAACTTTTTTGAATTGGCGGTAGCGGTAGCAATCGCGCTGTTTGGAGCAAATTCCCCCGTTGCGCTTGCAACAACGGTTGGCGTATTGGTAGAAGTCCCTGTTATGCTGACGCTTGTAAAAATTGCAAATCGTACTCAAAAGTGGTTCCCGCCACTAAAAATAAAAGAAATATAG
- the arsD gene encoding arsenite efflux transporter metallochaperone ArsD, producing the protein MKKMQIFEPAMCCETGLCGVSIDPELLRISTVVNTLKGNGIDIERFNLNSAPMEFVTNEVINKYINEQGPEGLPAVLLDGEIIMTGKYPTNEEFTKLLDLPEGLLKELDKEESGGCCCCGGDDNGSCC; encoded by the coding sequence ATGAAAAAAATGCAAATATTTGAACCGGCAATGTGCTGTGAAACAGGGCTTTGCGGAGTATCTATTGACCCCGAACTGCTCCGCATTTCAACAGTGGTAAATACGCTGAAAGGCAACGGCATAGATATTGAACGTTTCAATCTGAATAGTGCGCCTATGGAATTTGTAACCAATGAAGTCATAAACAAATACATTAACGAGCAAGGCCCGGAAGGACTACCCGCCGTGTTACTTGACGGTGAAATTATCATGACTGGCAAATATCCAACAAATGAAGAATTTACGAAGCTGCTCGATCTTCCGGAGGGATTACTAAAGGAACTTGACAAAGAAGAAAGCGGCGGTTGCTGTTGTTGTGGCGGTGATGATAATGGTTCGTGCTGCTGA
- a CDS encoding arsenic metallochaperone ArsD family protein, protein MVRAADRSLTFYESRKYCNDNKLECSAFEKRVKNISCCPVKRLFYEDSKEECMSNRDVNDVISCAGVEMLPITIIDGALCKLEKYPSDEEIRNMKGKR, encoded by the coding sequence ATGGTTCGTGCTGCTGACCGCTCATTAACATTTTACGAATCGCGGAAATATTGTAACGACAACAAACTGGAATGCTCGGCTTTTGAAAAGCGAGTAAAGAATATTTCCTGCTGTCCCGTCAAACGACTTTTCTATGAGGACAGCAAAGAAGAATGTATGAGTAACCGCGATGTGAATGATGTAATAAGCTGTGCGGGAGTAGAAATGTTACCCATAACGATTATCGACGGGGCTTTATGTAAGCTGGAAAAATACCCGTCAGATGAAGAAATTAGAAACATGAAAGGCAAAAGATAA
- the arsA gene encoding arsenical pump-driving ATPase, with the protein MNLFNPMKDISTKYLFFTGKGGVGKTSVACATAVSLADSGKKVLLISTDPASNLQDVFETNLTNKGVPIKDVPNLVVANLDPIQAAAEYKESVIAPYRGKLPDAVLANMEEQLSGSCTVEIAAFNEFSNFITDDTVENEYDTIIFDTAPTGHTLRMLQLPSAWSNFISESTHGASCLGQLSGLESKKAVYKEAVETLSDGNKTTLLLVARPEDTPLKEAERASKELFDLGVRNQAMVINGVLQTHDDVISDSLYKKQQKSLANMPDSLKDVTTFEVPLRAYNITGLDNIRALLAHDNVAAAHDTIVPDRIPELKNVIDDLYRSHKKVIFTMGKGGVGKTTVAAAIALGLAEKGQKVHLTTTDPAAHLKFVIDQNSSITMSHIDEHAELKKYQEEVLAKARKTMSEDDIAYVEEDLRSPCTQEIAVFRRFAEIVEKAEDQIVVIDTAPTGHTLLLLDSTQSYHREVKRTQGDIPESVKKLLPRLRSNETEVIIVTLAETTPVYEALRLEDDLKRADIATKWWVINSSLYHTHTTNKLLAAKASNEIRWINKVAEHSNGNFAVIPWNADEVKGDKLKELIQ; encoded by the coding sequence ATGAATTTATTTAACCCAATGAAAGACATATCAACAAAATACTTGTTTTTTACAGGAAAAGGCGGCGTTGGTAAAACTTCTGTCGCGTGTGCAACGGCGGTTTCCCTTGCGGATAGTGGCAAAAAAGTGTTGCTAATCAGCACAGACCCCGCTTCTAATTTGCAGGACGTTTTTGAAACAAACCTGACAAACAAGGGCGTTCCGATCAAGGACGTTCCCAATCTTGTTGTCGCTAATCTCGACCCGATACAGGCGGCGGCTGAATACAAGGAAAGTGTAATCGCTCCCTATCGCGGGAAACTCCCGGACGCTGTACTTGCCAATATGGAAGAACAACTTTCCGGCTCCTGTACGGTAGAAATTGCAGCATTCAACGAGTTTTCCAACTTTATCACGGACGACACGGTAGAAAATGAATATGACACGATCATATTTGATACCGCGCCGACGGGTCATACTTTGCGTATGTTACAACTCCCGTCTGCATGGAGTAACTTTATTAGCGAAAGTACACACGGCGCGTCATGCTTGGGGCAGCTTTCCGGGCTTGAAAGTAAAAAGGCGGTATATAAAGAAGCAGTAGAAACATTATCAGACGGCAACAAGACTACACTTCTTTTGGTTGCTCGTCCAGAGGACACGCCGCTAAAAGAAGCGGAACGCGCTTCAAAGGAATTGTTCGACCTCGGTGTGAGAAATCAAGCAATGGTAATCAACGGCGTACTGCAAACGCATGATGATGTAATATCCGATAGCCTGTATAAAAAGCAACAAAAATCACTCGCAAATATGCCCGATTCCCTAAAAGACGTTACCACTTTTGAGGTTCCCTTACGGGCATATAATATTACGGGCCTTGACAATATCCGGGCGCTTTTGGCGCATGACAACGTTGCCGCCGCGCATGATACGATAGTTCCCGATAGAATCCCAGAATTGAAGAATGTGATTGACGATCTTTACCGTTCCCACAAAAAAGTTATTTTTACAATGGGAAAAGGCGGGGTCGGCAAAACAACGGTTGCGGCGGCTATTGCACTGGGCCTAGCTGAAAAAGGACAGAAAGTGCATTTAACGACGACTGACCCAGCGGCGCATTTGAAGTTTGTTATAGACCAAAATAGCAGCATTACAATGAGCCATATTGACGAACACGCAGAGCTTAAAAAATATCAGGAAGAAGTTTTAGCAAAAGCACGGAAAACAATGAGCGAAGATGATATTGCGTATGTTGAAGAAGATTTACGCTCCCCTTGCACACAGGAAATCGCCGTATTCCGTCGCTTTGCTGAAATTGTTGAAAAAGCGGAAGATCAAATTGTTGTGATAGACACCGCTCCAACGGGACATACTTTGCTCTTGCTGGATTCAACGCAGAGTTATCACCGGGAAGTAAAACGCACGCAGGGGGACATACCCGAATCGGTTAAAAAGCTGCTTCCGCGTTTACGTTCAAACGAAACGGAGGTTATCATTGTTACTCTTGCGGAAACAACGCCTGTCTACGAAGCATTGCGTTTGGAAGATGATTTGAAACGTGCTGATATTGCCACAAAATGGTGGGTTATTAACTCGTCGCTCTATCATACACACACTACCAATAAGCTATTGGCGGCAAAGGCAAGCAATGAAATACGTTGGATTAACAAAGTTGCCGAACATTCCAATGGAAATTTCGCAGTAATTCCGTGGAATGCGGACGAGGTAAAGGGAGATAAGCTGAAAGAACTTATCCAGTAA
- a CDS encoding arsenate reductase ArsC gives MEKVAFVCVHNSCRSQIAEALGKHLASDVFESYSAGTETKPNINKNAVRLMKRKYGIDMEKTQYSKLLSELPPVGVVITMGCNVNCPILPCKYREDWGIDDPTGKDDSFFLAVISEIESHILDLKKRINSKRKI, from the coding sequence ATGGAAAAGGTAGCTTTTGTGTGTGTTCATAACTCCTGCCGTTCACAGATCGCGGAAGCCTTAGGAAAGCATCTCGCATCTGATGTATTTGAAAGCTATTCAGCAGGAACAGAAACAAAGCCCAATATCAACAAGAATGCGGTACGGCTTATGAAGCGGAAGTATGGTATAGATATGGAAAAAACACAATATTCAAAGCTATTATCGGAACTTCCCCCTGTTGGCGTGGTTATTACAATGGGGTGTAATGTCAACTGCCCGATTCTTCCCTGCAAATACAGGGAAGATTGGGGCATTGACGACCCAACCGGGAAGGACGATAGTTTCTTTTTAGCGGTAATTTCAGAAATTGAATCCCATATATTAGACTTGAAAAAGCGAATAAATAGTAAGCGCAAAATATAA
- a CDS encoding relaxase/mobilization nuclease domain-containing protein, producing the protein MAIIKAVNSKASIAKAINYIMKHEKTERRLVGGYNCNLATAIDDMKATKRAWRKTGGRQYKHFIQSFPKEENITVEEANQIAYELITRSPMFRGYEVCFATHKDKDHIHTHWIVNSVSFEHGYKFRYSKAKLQELKDLSDVIVREHGKSICQKNNEITTFDMGMYKAIEKAVQGTYQSWVFDTMKAIVKAKSTALSRQVFIQNMKEQGFEVQWTDRRKYIVFIDKDGHKIRDRRLSQIFKIDISKEGLEYDLRGSIEETRGKRVPESDDHEPGRTIGYEDQRGRSHETVHGANLTVEEIRRKLTEIPGSDYERVFPDQSDIGRNGHENERNRGEQRNAQGQHKRSHRHISHDDERSL; encoded by the coding sequence ATGGCAATCATAAAAGCAGTCAATTCAAAGGCCAGTATCGCCAAAGCGATCAACTACATCATGAAGCATGAAAAAACTGAGCGGCGTCTGGTCGGTGGGTACAACTGTAATCTTGCAACAGCGATTGACGATATGAAAGCGACAAAACGGGCGTGGCGTAAAACGGGGGGCAGGCAGTATAAGCATTTTATACAGAGCTTTCCGAAGGAGGAAAATATAACGGTTGAAGAAGCAAATCAAATTGCCTACGAGCTTATCACCCGCAGCCCCATGTTTCGCGGTTATGAAGTGTGCTTTGCCACCCACAAGGACAAAGACCATATCCATACGCATTGGATCGTCAATTCGGTCAGCTTTGAGCATGGATATAAATTTCGCTATTCCAAAGCAAAATTGCAGGAATTAAAGGATTTGTCCGACGTGATCGTGCGAGAGCACGGGAAATCCATCTGCCAAAAGAACAATGAAATCACGACGTTTGATATGGGGATGTATAAGGCGATTGAAAAGGCGGTGCAAGGTACTTACCAAAGTTGGGTGTTCGATACGATGAAAGCAATCGTTAAGGCAAAATCCACAGCTTTAAGCCGACAGGTGTTTATCCAAAACATGAAGGAGCAGGGCTTTGAAGTCCAATGGACAGACCGCCGGAAATACATTGTTTTCATCGACAAGGACGGGCATAAGATACGCGACCGCCGCTTATCCCAAATATTCAAGATCGACATAAGCAAGGAGGGCTTGGAGTATGACCTACGAGGAAGCATTGAAGAAACAAGAGGAAAACGGGTGCCTGAAAGTGACGATCACGAACCCGGAAGGACTATTGGATACGAGGATCAACGTGGACGTTCTCACGAAACAGTACATGGAGCTAACCTCACTGTGGAAGAAATCCGAAGAAAGCTCACGGAAATTCCAGGAAGCGATTACGAGCGAGTATTCCCAGATCAATCAGACATTGGAAGAAATGGACATGAAAATGAAAGAAATCGAGGTGAGCAACGAAATGCTCAAGGACAGCATAAAAGAAGCCACAGGCACATTAGTCACGACGACGAACGAAGTTTGTGA
- a CDS encoding plasmid mobilization protein codes for MANRSRKHCVSIRVSDRELAAIRAKVKRSGLSLREYALRSLLGKEIHVKEGGLEVVKELKAIGNNVNQIAYHVNAGLITDCSPELSQMYSALKELMCEWQS; via the coding sequence ATGGCAAACCGCAGCAGGAAACATTGCGTCAGTATCAGGGTATCGGACAGGGAGCTTGCGGCAATCAGGGCGAAAGTCAAGAGGTCGGGCTTATCGCTTCGGGAATACGCTCTGCGCTCATTGCTCGGAAAAGAAATCCATGTAAAGGAAGGTGGGCTTGAAGTAGTGAAGGAATTGAAAGCGATTGGGAACAACGTCAATCAGATCGCCTATCATGTGAACGCCGGATTGATAACGGACTGTTCGCCGGAGCTGTCGCAGATGTATTCTGCGCTGAAGGAGTTGATGTGTGAATGGCAATCATAA
- a CDS encoding helix-turn-helix domain-containing protein, translated as MKQTQTSYEELPVTLTADMVAQALGISRTGAYELMHSHGFPTLHIGKRLIVGKEQFIKWIDANSGKAG; from the coding sequence ATGAAGCAGACGCAAACATCATACGAGGAACTACCCGTAACATTGACTGCCGATATGGTGGCGCAGGCGTTAGGCATTTCCAGAACGGGAGCATATGAACTGATGCACTCGCACGGTTTCCCAACCCTGCACATCGGAAAGCGGCTGATCGTAGGAAAGGAGCAGTTTATAAAGTGGATCGACGCAAACAGCGGCAAGGCCGGATAA